The following are from one region of the Geoalkalibacter subterraneus genome:
- a CDS encoding DUF362 domain-containing protein, producing the protein MASPVFLADLRAGHRENLLDKIERLLADGGLDGIVARDDLVAVKVHFGERGGHGYVRPVFLRRVVECIRAGGGKPFLTDSSTLYPGERKEAVSALSCGIENGFAYAVVGAPLIMCDGLRGHSARRVPVSGELLSSVDIALGILEADALVTVSHFKGHDLTGFGGAIKNLAMGCSSREGKLEQHSNVAPEVAEKYCTACGACYKACVHDAVAIIEGTAVIDAEKCAGCGRCITVCPEKAIKIQWNEEAPLVMKKMAEYATGAVEGKSGKSLYLTFVTDVSPSCDCYGHSDAPIVPDIGILVSTDPVAIDQAAVDLVNQATGIPGTALQTGHEPGGDKFRGMHPQIDYEVTLEHAEKMGLGSRSYELVRLEPKGKGW; encoded by the coding sequence ATGGCAAGTCCAGTTTTTCTGGCTGATCTTCGTGCCGGCCATCGTGAGAACCTGCTCGACAAGATCGAGCGTCTGCTTGCGGATGGCGGCCTGGATGGAATCGTCGCGCGGGACGATCTGGTTGCGGTGAAGGTTCATTTCGGCGAACGCGGCGGTCACGGTTATGTGCGCCCCGTTTTTCTGCGCCGGGTGGTGGAATGCATCAGGGCCGGCGGCGGCAAGCCCTTTCTGACCGATTCGAGCACCCTCTACCCGGGAGAACGCAAGGAGGCGGTTTCCGCCCTGTCCTGCGGCATCGAAAACGGTTTCGCCTACGCTGTCGTCGGTGCGCCGCTGATCATGTGCGACGGGCTGCGCGGACATTCGGCGCGGCGCGTGCCGGTCAGCGGGGAGTTGCTCTCCTCTGTCGATATTGCGTTGGGGATTCTCGAAGCGGACGCCCTGGTGACCGTCTCCCATTTCAAAGGGCACGACCTGACCGGTTTCGGCGGCGCCATCAAGAATCTCGCCATGGGCTGCTCAAGCCGTGAGGGCAAACTTGAACAGCACTCCAATGTGGCCCCCGAAGTGGCGGAGAAGTACTGCACCGCCTGCGGCGCCTGCTACAAGGCCTGCGTGCATGACGCGGTGGCCATCATCGAAGGGACGGCAGTCATCGATGCGGAAAAATGCGCCGGCTGCGGCCGCTGCATCACCGTCTGTCCGGAGAAGGCGATCAAGATTCAGTGGAACGAAGAAGCTCCGCTGGTGATGAAGAAAATGGCCGAGTATGCCACGGGGGCGGTGGAAGGAAAATCCGGCAAATCCCTCTATTTAACCTTTGTCACCGACGTCTCTCCCTCCTGCGACTGCTACGGCCACTCCGACGCGCCCATCGTGCCCGATATCGGCATTCTCGTCTCCACAGACCCCGTCGCCATCGACCAGGCCGCTGTCGACCTGGTCAACCAGGCCACCGGAATTCCCGGCACAGCGCTTCAGACCGGACACGAACCAGGCGGCGACAAATTCCGCGGCATGCATCCGCAGATCGATTATGAAGTGACTCTGGAACATGCCGAGAAAATGGGACTGGGTTCGCGCAGCTATGAGCTGGTGCGGCTGGAGCCGAAAGGCAAGGGGTGGTAG
- a CDS encoding antA/AntB antirepressor family protein — protein sequence MYQGYVKDCSPFLGAVENQDFVVVAQTGKNSKGGRPSIEYRLTIDMAKENCQWPSATARSRQCLSGRRHSRFIARLRGDRRLLFFSMRGLSRRIPKNCAGMHKKAGRRQGFLPLLR from the coding sequence ATGTATCAAGGATACGTCAAGGATTGCTCCCCCTTTTTGGGAGCGGTGGAAAATCAAGACTTTGTGGTTGTTGCCCAAACTGGCAAAAATTCCAAAGGCGGGCGTCCCTCCATCGAATACCGCCTGACCATCGACATGGCGAAAGAAAACTGTCAATGGCCGAGCGCAACGGCAAGATCGCGGCAATGTCTTTCTGGAAGAAGACATAGCAGGTTTATAGCAAGGTTGCGAGGTGACAGGCGCTTGCTGTTTTTTAGTATGCGGGGGCTTTCTCGGAGGATTCCGAAAAACTGTGCAGGAATGCACAAAAAGGCTGGCCGGCGGCAGGGATTTTTGCCCCTTCTGAGATAG
- the tssJ gene encoding type VI secretion system lipoprotein TssJ, with the protein MVRNLLSWLCFLLVVALLVGCAEPRVRMGLSSTANLNLNDFDEPLPVVVRIYQLNDDADFQSAEFMDLWKDDLKALGNSLLTRDEVVMNPAAQMTLEYPRHEQTRFVAVMGVFREPGESSWRDIRSLSEGYFARRFGGKIVVHLKGSALEMVD; encoded by the coding sequence ATGGTGCGAAATCTTCTCTCATGGCTCTGTTTTCTGCTGGTCGTCGCTCTACTGGTGGGCTGCGCCGAACCGCGAGTGCGCATGGGGTTGTCATCCACGGCCAATCTCAACCTCAATGATTTTGATGAACCTCTGCCGGTGGTGGTGCGTATCTACCAGCTCAATGACGACGCAGATTTTCAGTCGGCGGAATTCATGGACCTGTGGAAGGACGACCTCAAGGCCCTCGGCAACTCCTTGCTGACCCGCGACGAGGTGGTGATGAACCCTGCTGCGCAGATGACGCTGGAATATCCCCGCCACGAGCAGACCAGGTTCGTTGCAGTGATGGGCGTGTTTCGTGAACCGGGAGAGAGCAGCTGGCGGGATATCCGCTCACTCTCTGAAGGTTATTTTGCACGCCGCTTCGGCGGAAAGATTGTCGTTCACCTCAAAGGCAGTGCCCTGGAAATGGTCGATTAA
- a CDS encoding type VI secretion system-associated FHA domain protein: MAKHKKKPNCSSVGMVRRDEQTTLQANYRPSHRTGTALISGVARLIEGLRCFADEFGLSPRRILGEAWEEFQCGNAEDVLRNWLRDGDDGAQRIERLFNDLTAHQVALLSGVDGVAREAARRFNPQHFKMQTPGLLGIRPRAWRNYCRYYQELTASEQHLHRTLVLPGFVSAYIQTREACCRESSSQLRKPHESARREP; the protein is encoded by the coding sequence ATGGCGAAACACAAAAAAAAGCCAAACTGTTCGTCCGTCGGCATGGTTCGCAGGGATGAGCAGACAACCCTGCAGGCGAACTACCGTCCATCGCACCGCACGGGCACGGCTCTCATTTCGGGCGTGGCTCGATTGATCGAAGGTCTACGCTGTTTTGCCGACGAATTCGGTTTGTCGCCGCGCAGAATTCTGGGTGAGGCGTGGGAAGAATTTCAGTGCGGCAACGCCGAAGATGTTCTGCGAAATTGGCTGCGTGACGGAGATGATGGGGCTCAGCGCATTGAGCGTCTGTTTAACGATCTTACGGCGCACCAAGTGGCTCTTTTGAGCGGGGTAGACGGTGTGGCGCGCGAGGCGGCCCGGCGTTTCAATCCTCAGCATTTCAAAATGCAAACCCCGGGCCTGCTGGGAATTCGCCCCCGGGCGTGGCGCAATTACTGCCGCTACTATCAGGAATTGACCGCCTCCGAACAGCACCTGCACCGCACTCTGGTGTTGCCCGGGTTTGTCTCTGCCTATATCCAAACGCGTGAGGCATGTTGCAGGGAGTCCTCATCGCAGCTCCGTAAACCCCATGAATCTGCACGAAGGGAACCCTGA
- a CDS encoding AAA family ATPase, producing the protein MTSLADAQAALQHIPPHDRETWVRLAMAVKSEFGEAGRETWESWSRGAENYRAADAAAVWRSAKESGGVTIATLFHTAKENGFDPASVAPPKPPTPAEIAQRKARAEAEQAKIEKRQAEAAGLALRTWAKGSAADGHPYLIRKGVQPTDTIRKLPAERVAEIIGYHPKSSGEPLTGDVLVIPVKVETLTTLEMIDETGRKAALYGGKKSGGLWSPAKLPKGDGDGLTLAIAEGVATTLSIHESGEFISIAALSAGNLPAVAARMRNKFPAARMVICGEPGGGLKHAKRAAQENDAALAVWPGGDANDLHQAQGLEAVRQLIEKANTADDCTEDGATVAIPPQPGEDFNDMASRAGLEAVRQCLGPGVARVALICAADIKPEQIRWIWPGWLAAGKLHVLAGAPGTGKSTLAFSLGATISNGGRWPGGEQAEPGDVVIWSGEDDPKDTIVPRLRACGANMGRVHILGGMTGPDPRPFDPSQDIPALRYALMGRNIRLLIVDPVVSAVAADSHKNTEVRRALQPLVDIATATGCAVLGISHFTKGTAGRDPVERVTGSLAFGALARVVMATAKLPEEEHNGARLLARAKSNIGPDTGGFHYNLDLVEIPDYPGIVNTRVLWGKAVDGAARDLLADAERDRDEGNTATGAAMQWLTDMLSAGPVKAAEVTREARAAGIGAKPLRSAREKLGVKPHKVGFPGQWWWSLEDAPGEDAPKMPTHAGRASSEEEELQDINNTGVLRRCPEDALGKSKMPSTPEDALPQSMGTFGASSEIEDCVTLSEDDLFGGQQ; encoded by the coding sequence ATGACCTCTCTCGCAGATGCTCAAGCAGCCCTCCAACACATTCCCCCACATGATCGGGAAACATGGGTTCGCCTCGCAATGGCGGTTAAGTCTGAATTTGGCGAAGCCGGTCGTGAGACTTGGGAATCCTGGAGCCGGGGCGCAGAGAACTACCGCGCGGCAGATGCGGCGGCTGTTTGGAGAAGTGCAAAAGAGTCCGGCGGCGTGACCATCGCAACCCTGTTTCATACGGCGAAAGAAAACGGCTTCGATCCTGCCAGCGTTGCACCCCCGAAACCACCGACACCCGCTGAAATCGCACAGCGCAAGGCCCGCGCCGAAGCCGAGCAAGCGAAGATCGAAAAACGGCAAGCAGAGGCCGCAGGGCTGGCGCTTCGCACATGGGCCAAAGGTAGTGCAGCCGATGGACATCCGTATCTTATCCGTAAAGGTGTTCAACCCACCGACACCATTAGGAAATTACCCGCTGAGCGTGTCGCAGAAATCATTGGCTACCACCCGAAGTCGAGCGGGGAACCGCTCACCGGCGACGTGTTGGTTATTCCGGTGAAGGTCGAAACCCTGACTACCCTGGAGATGATTGACGAAACAGGACGGAAGGCAGCTCTATATGGCGGCAAGAAGTCCGGCGGGTTATGGAGTCCTGCGAAGCTCCCAAAAGGCGACGGCGATGGGCTGACGCTTGCGATTGCTGAAGGCGTCGCGACCACCCTTTCAATCCACGAATCCGGCGAATTCATATCCATTGCCGCGCTGAGTGCTGGAAATCTCCCAGCCGTTGCGGCGCGTATGCGCAATAAATTCCCAGCCGCACGAATGGTTATTTGTGGCGAACCTGGTGGAGGTTTGAAACATGCTAAGCGGGCTGCACAAGAGAACGATGCAGCACTGGCAGTATGGCCCGGGGGCGACGCAAACGACCTGCATCAGGCGCAAGGGCTTGAAGCTGTCCGCCAGTTGATCGAAAAGGCGAACACTGCCGACGATTGCACCGAGGATGGCGCAACCGTGGCAATTCCCCCTCAGCCTGGAGAGGATTTCAACGATATGGCCTCCCGTGCAGGGCTTGAGGCTGTTAGGCAGTGTCTTGGACCCGGCGTGGCAAGAGTCGCATTAATATGCGCCGCAGATATTAAGCCTGAGCAGATAAGGTGGATCTGGCCGGGATGGTTAGCCGCCGGGAAACTTCACGTTCTGGCGGGCGCACCGGGGACGGGGAAAAGCACCCTGGCCTTTTCACTTGGGGCGACCATATCAAACGGCGGGAGGTGGCCTGGTGGTGAACAAGCAGAGCCGGGAGATGTTGTTATATGGAGCGGGGAGGATGACCCTAAAGATACCATTGTCCCCCGCCTGCGTGCTTGTGGTGCCAACATGGGGCGCGTTCACATTCTTGGCGGCATGACTGGCCCCGATCCGCGACCATTCGACCCCTCACAAGATATTCCCGCCCTGCGTTATGCACTAATGGGACGCAATATCAGACTGCTGATTGTTGACCCCGTAGTGTCTGCCGTTGCAGCCGACAGCCACAAAAACACCGAAGTTAGACGCGCATTGCAGCCCCTGGTAGACATTGCCACCGCTACGGGATGCGCTGTGCTGGGAATCAGTCACTTTACGAAAGGCACCGCCGGAAGAGATCCGGTTGAGCGCGTGACCGGCAGTCTTGCCTTCGGTGCCCTGGCCCGCGTCGTGATGGCAACCGCCAAGCTGCCCGAAGAAGAACACAACGGGGCGCGACTTCTGGCCCGAGCAAAAAGCAACATTGGGCCCGATACCGGCGGTTTTCACTACAACCTCGATCTGGTCGAAATTCCCGATTACCCCGGCATTGTCAACACCCGCGTGCTGTGGGGCAAGGCGGTTGACGGAGCGGCACGCGATCTTTTAGCAGACGCTGAGCGCGACCGCGACGAGGGAAACACCGCCACCGGCGCAGCTATGCAATGGCTAACGGATATGCTGAGTGCAGGCCCGGTGAAGGCCGCCGAAGTCACCCGTGAAGCAAGAGCGGCAGGTATTGGTGCAAAGCCCCTTCGGAGCGCCAGAGAAAAACTCGGAGTCAAGCCTCATAAGGTCGGATTTCCCGGTCAGTGGTGGTGGAGCCTCGAAGATGCCCCCGGCGAAGATGCCCCGAAGATGCCCACACACGCTGGGAGGGCATCTTCGGAAGAAGAAGAACTCCAAGATATTAATAATACTGGTGTTTTACGAAGATGCCCTGAAGATGCCCTGGGCAAGTCGAAGATGCCCTCCACCCCCGAAGATGCCCTCCCACAGAGTATGGGCACCTTCGGGGCATCTTCGGAAATCGAGGATTGCGTCACTTTAAGCGAGGACGATTTATTCGGAGGGCAGCAATAA
- a CDS encoding tyrosine-type recombinase/integrase gives MAKDNLKPTGRKGVFFIEHPTRRNGVRKDRQLVLRYTIDGKTRKEVFGWETEGKTAVDAERKILELRANAKSGEGVTSLAEEKALREAKEKARQAAAKREAQRNTTLADYFNGDYLEAARTNKKPRTVGSEKALFEKWINPVMGHKPIREILPLDFQRLQKTVLKGDKRKDAKTGKDGFVARSPRTVHYCVSIVTQIWNMAFDNGVVDIQPPRRKKLNLPMIDNERTRAFTPEQAEKFFTEMKQRSVQWHDISMLSLLAGLRASEIFRLEIKDLDEERGMIFLKTPKKQKSQRLVLGEAALSLLARLKENHPTGKGLFFTNSKGHQIAEVSDTVQRVIDHLGFNAGITDRRDRLTFHSWRHTYATWMLDSGVDIYTVNQLLRHSSLKMTERYVHPQEQKLRLAAGGIESSFKNNGSEKAG, from the coding sequence ATGGCTAAAGACAATCTCAAGCCGACAGGTCGCAAGGGCGTTTTCTTCATCGAGCACCCGACAAGGCGCAATGGAGTCAGAAAGGATCGCCAACTTGTCTTGCGCTACACCATTGATGGGAAGACAAGGAAAGAGGTCTTTGGGTGGGAGACTGAAGGGAAGACTGCCGTTGATGCTGAGCGGAAAATCCTGGAGCTTAGGGCGAACGCCAAGAGTGGTGAAGGGGTAACGTCGCTTGCAGAGGAGAAGGCCCTCCGTGAAGCGAAGGAGAAGGCTCGCCAAGCAGCAGCAAAGAGGGAGGCTCAGCGCAACACCACCCTGGCGGATTATTTCAACGGGGATTATCTCGAAGCCGCCCGCACCAATAAGAAGCCGCGCACTGTTGGATCAGAGAAGGCTTTGTTTGAAAAGTGGATCAATCCCGTCATGGGGCATAAGCCTATCAGAGAGATACTCCCCTTGGACTTCCAGCGGCTGCAAAAGACGGTCCTTAAGGGTGACAAGCGCAAAGACGCCAAGACGGGCAAGGATGGCTTCGTTGCACGATCCCCGCGAACGGTACATTACTGCGTGTCCATCGTAACGCAGATATGGAATATGGCCTTTGATAACGGCGTGGTTGATATTCAGCCGCCGCGACGCAAAAAGCTAAATCTCCCGATGATCGACAACGAGCGCACCCGCGCATTCACACCAGAGCAGGCAGAAAAGTTCTTTACAGAAATGAAACAGCGGTCTGTTCAATGGCATGACATATCAATGCTGTCATTGCTGGCGGGCCTTCGCGCCTCTGAAATCTTCCGTCTCGAAATCAAGGATCTTGACGAAGAACGGGGAATGATCTTTCTCAAGACTCCGAAGAAGCAGAAGTCGCAGCGGCTTGTTTTGGGTGAAGCAGCTTTATCGTTGCTTGCCCGGCTCAAAGAGAACCACCCGACAGGGAAGGGGCTCTTTTTCACAAACAGCAAGGGCCACCAGATAGCGGAGGTTTCGGATACTGTTCAGCGGGTCATCGATCATCTTGGCTTCAATGCCGGAATTACCGACCGGCGCGACCGGCTGACCTTCCACAGTTGGCGGCATACTTACGCGACCTGGATGCTTGACAGCGGGGTGGACATTTACACCGTAAATCAACTTCTGCGGCATTCGTCCCTGAAGATGACGGAGCGATACGTTCACCCGCAGGAGCAAAAGCTCAGGCTGGCCGCCGGGGGTATTGAATCTTCCTTCAAAAATAACGGGTCTGAGAAGGCCGGGTAA
- a CDS encoding DUF2318 domain-containing protein, translating to MTDRNAKKGQFSKDDTKDHKSSQFIVYVVVTLMVAVAATVGGLSYFGKQRPGYPEVQAQNGRIEIPVIEVNDGKAHFFSYRAATGPVDFFVLRSHDGVIRAAFDACDVCYREKRGYFQEGDVMVCRNCGQKFSSDRINEVKGGCNPAPIDRQVSNGTLIIAAADLAAGARYFPADSK from the coding sequence ATGACCGATCGGAACGCAAAGAAAGGACAATTCAGCAAGGATGACACAAAGGACCATAAAAGTTCACAATTCATCGTCTATGTCGTCGTGACACTGATGGTTGCTGTGGCCGCAACTGTCGGCGGTTTGTCCTACTTCGGCAAACAGCGCCCAGGGTATCCGGAAGTGCAGGCCCAAAATGGCCGGATTGAGATCCCGGTCATCGAAGTTAATGACGGCAAGGCCCATTTTTTCAGTTATCGCGCAGCAACCGGCCCTGTCGACTTTTTCGTTTTACGCAGTCATGACGGGGTGATCCGGGCGGCTTTTGATGCCTGTGACGTCTGCTACCGCGAAAAGAGGGGATATTTCCAGGAAGGCGATGTCATGGTCTGTAGAAATTGCGGGCAGAAGTTTTCTTCCGACCGCATCAACGAAGTTAAAGGCGGCTGCAATCCGGCGCCGATCGATCGTCAGGTCAGTAACGGCACTCTGATCATCGCGGCCGCGGACCTGGCCGCAGGAGCGAGATACTTCCCTGCCGACTCGAAATAG
- a CDS encoding ABC transporter ATP-binding protein — protein MSFIEIENLIRNFQNGNDCVQALRGLNLSVSEGTFLGVMGPSGSGKSTFLSILGGLCGPSDGRVVIDGIDIHALGGEKLADFRREYLGFVFQSFNLVPYLSALENVMLPLAIKRMPTPQKRDRAREVLAKVGLEHRATHLPSQLSGGEQERVAIARALVNKPPLILADEPTGSLDSTTSKEIMDLLAHLNQEGQTIVMVTHNQENTEYFQRTISLRDGQVDSDRSVYTATRATAAG, from the coding sequence ATGTCATTTATCGAAATTGAAAATCTGATCCGGAATTTCCAGAACGGCAACGACTGCGTACAAGCGTTGCGTGGGTTGAACCTCAGCGTATCGGAAGGAACTTTTCTCGGCGTGATGGGCCCCTCGGGGTCAGGAAAAAGCACATTTCTGTCGATTCTCGGTGGGCTGTGCGGTCCCAGTGATGGGCGTGTCGTCATCGACGGCATCGATATTCATGCTCTCGGCGGTGAAAAGCTCGCCGACTTCAGGCGCGAATATCTCGGCTTCGTTTTCCAGTCCTTCAACCTGGTGCCCTACCTCAGCGCCCTGGAAAACGTCATGCTTCCATTGGCCATTAAGCGCATGCCCACCCCCCAAAAGCGCGACCGCGCCCGGGAAGTACTGGCCAAAGTTGGTCTCGAACACCGCGCCACCCACTTGCCCAGCCAGCTCTCCGGCGGCGAACAGGAGCGCGTCGCCATTGCACGGGCGCTGGTCAACAAGCCGCCGCTGATTCTGGCCGATGAACCTACCGGTAGCCTGGATTCCACGACCAGCAAAGAGATCATGGACCTGCTGGCCCATCTCAACCAGGAAGGGCAGACCATCGTCATGGTGACTCACAACCAGGAAAACACGGAATATTTCCAGCGCACGATATCGCTCAGGGACGGGCAGGTCGATTCGGACCGGTCGGTTTATACGGCAACTCGGGCCACAGCAGCAGGTTAA
- a CDS encoding type II toxin-antitoxin system Phd/YefM family antitoxin produces the protein MENISASDANRHFSKVLRQVSQGDVVTITSRGKPVASIIPAHRQQAQHSAARKSLLERLRQQKITGERNWTRDELYDDECGE, from the coding sequence ATGGAGAACATAAGTGCGAGCGATGCAAACCGCCATTTCTCTAAGGTTCTACGCCAGGTATCTCAGGGAGACGTTGTAACTATTACCTCGCGTGGCAAGCCTGTAGCATCCATAATTCCTGCGCACAGGCAGCAGGCCCAGCACAGTGCTGCGCGTAAATCTCTGCTTGAGCGTTTGCGTCAGCAGAAAATTACCGGTGAGCGCAACTGGACCAGGGACGAACTATACGATGATGAATGCGGGGAGTAG
- a CDS encoding MFS transporter, which yields MKTLVERLSPSRLVLLVCTAEILSMTGFATYPALLPRLRAEWDMSNSEAGLISGTFFVGYMLATPFLVGLTDRIDTRRIYLLATMLACAGSLGFALFAQGLLSAVFFQVLVGAGLAGTYMPGLRLLTDHFRGAVPSRGVAFYTATFGLGTTGSLLLAGALEPVGWQWAFFAAAVGPFIAGPLIFFSFPARPPQGSDAPPVPVFDFRPVLRNREAMGYILGYAAHCWELFGLRSWLPAFFAFSLGLTATEGGFWFGAASLAAWVNMLGPLASIFGNEAAVKRGRRRLILSAMTGSGLLACLVGFSAPLPIILVFILTTLYFLCVMGDSAALTAGMVAASEPGRKGAAMALHSLMGFGAGFLAPLAFGSVLDAAGGNESVTAWGLAFAALGVWSLVAVGLMVLRKIFSSS from the coding sequence TTGAAGACCCTGGTCGAGCGCCTCTCCCCATCACGCCTGGTGCTGCTGGTCTGTACGGCGGAAATCCTGAGCATGACCGGCTTTGCTACCTACCCGGCATTGCTGCCGCGGCTGCGGGCCGAGTGGGATATGAGCAACTCGGAGGCCGGACTGATCAGCGGAACTTTTTTCGTGGGTTACATGCTCGCCACCCCTTTCCTGGTCGGATTGACCGACCGCATCGACACCCGCCGTATTTATCTTCTTGCCACCATGCTGGCCTGCGCGGGCAGTCTCGGCTTTGCCCTGTTCGCCCAGGGTCTGCTGTCGGCCGTCTTTTTCCAGGTCCTGGTCGGTGCGGGACTTGCCGGAACCTATATGCCGGGCCTGCGTCTGCTGACCGATCATTTTCGCGGTGCGGTCCCCAGTCGCGGGGTCGCCTTCTATACCGCCACTTTTGGCCTTGGTACAACCGGCTCTTTGCTGCTGGCCGGCGCTCTGGAACCGGTCGGCTGGCAGTGGGCGTTTTTCGCCGCAGCGGTGGGGCCTTTTATCGCCGGACCGCTCATTTTCTTCTCTTTCCCTGCGCGACCGCCGCAGGGCAGTGACGCCCCGCCCGTTCCTGTTTTCGATTTCCGGCCGGTGCTGCGCAATCGCGAAGCCATGGGGTATATCCTCGGCTACGCGGCGCACTGCTGGGAGCTGTTCGGCCTGCGTTCCTGGCTACCGGCATTTTTTGCGTTCAGCCTGGGATTGACCGCCACTGAGGGCGGTTTCTGGTTCGGTGCAGCATCTCTGGCTGCCTGGGTCAACATGCTCGGGCCCCTGGCCAGCATCTTCGGCAACGAGGCGGCCGTCAAACGGGGGCGCCGCCGCCTGATCCTGTCCGCCATGACAGGCTCGGGGCTTCTTGCCTGCCTGGTGGGGTTCAGCGCACCGCTTCCCATCATCCTCGTCTTTATCCTGACGACTCTTTACTTCCTATGTGTCATGGGAGATTCCGCCGCCCTGACCGCCGGAATGGTAGCCGCCTCCGAACCGGGCCGCAAGGGAGCGGCCATGGCGCTGCATTCTCTGATGGGGTTCGGCGCAGGCTTTCTTGCGCCGCTGGCATTCGGGAGCGTGCTTGATGCCGCCGGCGGCAACGAATCCGTCACCGCCTGGGGGCTGGCTTTTGCGGCGCTGGGGGTCTGGTCGTTGGTCGCTGTGGGGTTGATGGTGCTGCGGAAAATTTTCTCTTCCAGCTAA
- a CDS encoding PIN domain-containing protein, giving the protein MRVALDTNVLAYAEGLGDQSRCARAMELVERLPLGEVIIPAQTLGELSRVLRSKAKRSAEDTRSAVLSWADTFSVADSTWPAFQAALDLNVDHKLQIWDALILAVAAEQHCRILLTEDMHAGFTWRGVTLVNPFAPEIDPLLEQLLA; this is encoded by the coding sequence ATGAGGGTTGCCCTGGATACCAATGTCCTTGCCTATGCAGAGGGGCTTGGCGATCAATCCAGATGTGCCAGGGCCATGGAACTGGTGGAACGCCTGCCCCTTGGTGAGGTAATTATCCCGGCCCAGACGTTGGGAGAGCTGAGTCGGGTGCTGCGCTCCAAGGCGAAGAGAAGCGCTGAAGATACGCGCTCAGCGGTACTGAGCTGGGCAGATACCTTCAGTGTAGCCGACTCAACCTGGCCTGCATTTCAGGCTGCGCTGGATCTGAATGTGGATCATAAACTCCAGATCTGGGATGCACTGATTCTCGCAGTAGCTGCAGAACAGCACTGTCGCATACTTCTGACTGAAGATATGCATGCTGGATTTACCTGGCGTGGAGTTACCCTGGTAAACCCTTTTGCACCTGAAATAGATCCCCTTCTGGAACAACTATTGGCCTGA
- a CDS encoding ABC transporter permease, which translates to MNLHTIALNNLRRRKARLAFLVMGLLVGIATVVTLISLSEALTMEAEHKIDSFGANILITPVSDDLSLSYGGVNVAGVTVEPDPIRMEELERIRTIPNARNIAAVAPKIVGAVEIGGRRVVMMGVDPEIEFNLKRWWTIDGRPLANADELVAGSAVAEALGLNLGDEVKIAGQTFTLTGILQPTGSQDDRLLIATLPRVQSILGREGVVSLVEIAALCADCPIEDLVEQLSAALPATRVTALQQVVKSRMHALEQFRVFSLSIAAVVVFIGALIVFVTMMGSVNERTREIGIFRALGFRRTHVVHLIMTEAVTVSFIAGALGYLAGMAATWAALPFLAEEHPHLAFNPLLLGGALLLAVAVGSLASIYPALHASRMEPTEALRAL; encoded by the coding sequence ATGAATCTGCATACGATCGCCCTGAACAATCTTCGCCGCCGCAAGGCGCGTCTCGCCTTTCTGGTCATGGGGCTGCTGGTGGGAATCGCCACCGTGGTCACCCTGATTTCGCTGTCCGAGGCGCTGACCATGGAGGCGGAACACAAAATCGACAGCTTTGGCGCGAACATCCTGATCACACCGGTCAGCGACGACCTTTCCCTGTCCTATGGCGGGGTCAACGTCGCCGGGGTGACCGTCGAACCTGACCCCATCCGCATGGAGGAACTGGAGCGCATCCGCACGATCCCCAACGCCCGCAATATTGCAGCAGTGGCTCCCAAGATTGTCGGTGCGGTGGAAATAGGCGGGCGCCGCGTGGTGATGATGGGCGTCGATCCCGAAATCGAGTTCAACCTGAAAAGATGGTGGACGATCGATGGCCGCCCCCTGGCTAACGCCGATGAGCTGGTGGCCGGAAGCGCCGTGGCTGAAGCGCTGGGACTCAACCTGGGCGATGAGGTGAAAATCGCAGGACAGACTTTCACCCTGACGGGAATCCTGCAGCCGACTGGATCGCAGGACGATCGATTGCTTATTGCCACTCTGCCCAGGGTTCAGAGTATCCTCGGGCGCGAAGGCGTGGTGAGCCTGGTTGAAATAGCCGCCCTGTGCGCCGACTGCCCCATCGAGGATCTGGTGGAGCAGCTCTCCGCGGCACTGCCCGCCACCCGCGTCACCGCCCTGCAGCAGGTCGTCAAGTCGCGCATGCACGCGCTGGAGCAGTTCCGGGTCTTTTCCTTAAGCATCGCCGCCGTGGTGGTCTTTATCGGCGCTCTGATCGTGTTCGTCACGATGATGGGCTCGGTCAATGAGCGCACCCGAGAGATCGGCATCTTTCGCGCGCTGGGTTTCCGCCGCACCCACGTCGTGCACCTGATCATGACAGAAGCGGTGACGGTCAGCTTCATCGCCGGAGCCCTCGGCTACCTGGCCGGCATGGCCGCCACCTGGGCAGCCCTGCCTTTCCTGGCCGAAGAGCACCCGCACCTGGCGTTCAACCCGCTGCTGCTCGGCGGCGCTTTGCTGCTGGCAGTCGCGGTCGGCTCTCTGGCCTCGATCTATCCGGCCCTGCATGCCAGCCGCATGGAGCCCACCGAAGCCCTGCGCGCACTGTAG